From the genome of Marinobacter sp. F4206:
CGGCCTCGCGCTCATCATTCTTGGAACGCCGATACCGGGGGAGAACCACTCGGTCATAGACAATGAACAGAACCGGGGTGAGAAACATCGACATCGCCACCACCAGGGACAGGACCTGTGAGGTTTCCACCGGAATCACGGCGTTCTGCACACTGTAGGTGAGGAGTACGAACCCGAATTCCCCCGCCTGGGCCAGGCCCAGGGTAAACAGCCAGCCATTACTGCCATGAATGCCGAACAACAACGCCAGCACCAGCAGGATCAGCGCCTTCACGGCGATCACGGCAACCCCCAGGGACACAATCGTACCCCACTGGGCCACCAGCACCTCAAAATTGATCCCGGCCCCCACGGTGATGAAAAACAGGCCCAGCAGCAGGCCCTTGAAGGGTTCGATGTTGGCTTCCAGCTCATGGCGGAACTCGCTGTTGGCCAGTACCACGCCGGCCAGGAAGGCGCCCAGTGCCGGCGACAGGTTGACCAGACTCATCAACGCGGCGATACCGATGACCAGCATCAGGGCCATCGCGGTAAACACTTCCCGCAGACCGGACTGCACCACGTACCGGAACATCGGGCGGCTCAGATAGAAGCCACCCACAATCACCAGGGCAACCGCCCCGATCACCACCAGGGCGTGGGCCCAGCCCGGCAGATCAGCCACCAGGCTCAGGCCGCTGTCGTGACCGGCCCCGTCCCCGGACGCCGCCATCAGCTCCGGCAGCGCCAGCAACGGGATCAGGGCCAGCATGGGAATCACCGCGATGTCCTGGAAAAGCAGCACCGAAAACGCACTGCGCCCGCCCTCGGTTCTGGCCAGACCCTTTTCGTTCAGGGTCTGCAACACGATGGCCGTGGACGACAGGGCAAAGATCAGGCCCACCGTCAGCGCGGTTTGCCACTGCAACCCGAGCCACCAGGCCACCGCCGTGCCGGCGGCGGTGGTCAGCACCACCTGCAGTCCGCCCAGCCCCAACAGACGCACCCGCATGGCCCAAAGCGCCTTGGGGTCCAGCTCCATCCCCACCAGGAACAGCATCATCACCACGCCAAATTCCGCGAAATGCTGGATGGTGGTTGCTTCCTGGCCCACCAGGCCGGTTACCGGACCAATCACCACACCCGCAACCAGATAACCCAGAACTGAGCCCAACCCGAGCCGCCTGGCCAGGGGCACGGCGATCACCGCGGCCGCCAAATAAATAAACGCCTGAATGAAATAGGCCGTCATTTCACGAACTCTCCACCTGACACGGGCCGGATTCGATCCGATCTGAGTTTACTGGTATTCATGAAACACAAACGCTCCATGCAACGAAATCCGATAGACCACTGATATCCCGGACTTATAAAGTGTAGTTACGAACAGCTCCCCGAGCATAACCCAACCCACTCCGAAAAGGGCCCGCGCCATGACCACTCTGTATATTGCCAACAAAAACTACTCCTCATGGTCGCTAAGGGCCTGGCTGTTGATGCATGAGCTTGGCATCCCGTTTGAAGAACACATGCTGCCGTTCGGCGATGAAACGGTGTGGGGGGCCTTCCGGGCAGAAGGGGGCAGCGGCAAGGTACCCACGCTGAAGGACGGCAACGTCAGGGTCTGGGATTCCCTCGCCATTGCCGAGCACCTGGCCGATGACTACCCCGAAGTCTGGCCCGCCGATCCCGTCGCCCGGGCCTGGGCCCGCAGCGCGTGCGCCGAAATGCACTCCGGCTTTCAGGCCCTGCGCGACCTGTGCTCCATGAATATCGGCGTGACGGTACGGGTGAACGAGACGCCTCCGGCGCTGGCTCGGGATGTCGGACGCATTGCCGCCCTCTGGCTGGACGGCCTGAACCGGTTCGGCGGGCCCTTCCTGGCCGGCGACCGGTTCACGGCGGTGGACGCTTTCTTTGCCCCGGTGGTGTTCCGATTCGAGGGCTATGGTCTGGAGCGCAACCCCGCCATGAACGGTTACATCCAACACATGCTGGCTTTGCCGGGTATGAAGACGTGGGCCGAGCAGGCCCTGCTGGAACCCTGGATTGATCATGAGCACGAAGGCGACTGCGAGAAGATTGGCACGGTGGTGGCAGACCGGCGCCAATCGATAGCGCCTTGACTGTCACAACACGAGGCAAAAAAACTGCGAGATTTGGCGGTTAGAAAAATTCTGGACGATTCCTGGTTAATAATTCGACAAATGTCAGACAATCGCCTAATTTTTAACCGATGCTCTCTTAGCAAAGGAGGCTAAGACCATGAAACCTGTAATTCCTCTCACTCTTGCAGTCTCCCTATTTGCAGTATCGGGTACTACCTTCGCAGGCAGCGACAGCGGCCTGTACCTTGGCGCCTCAGTCGGTCAGGCTAAAATTGACTTCAGGGATAACCGATCGCTGGATGATGTCGATTTTGACGTGGACTTTGACGACGACGATACCGGTTACAAGATTTTTGGTGGCTATAACTTCGGCCTGATTCCCCTGGTGGATCTGGCGGTGGAAGGCGCCTATGTCGATTTCGGCAGTTTCAATGGCAGTATCGGCACGCTCACCGACGCCGGCCTTGATATCAATGGCTGGACCGGCGCCGGGTTAGCCGGCATCAAGCTGGGCCCCATCGGCCTGTTTGCCAAGGCTGGCGTTATCGCCTGGGACTCCGATTTCAAAGGTGTCAATTTCGACGACGACGGAACCGACCCGCTTTACGGAATCGGCGCCCGGTTCAATCTGTTTTCCTTCCAGCTACGAGCGGAATACGAACGGTACGATCTTGATGACTTCGACATCGACTACTTCTCCGTAGGCGCGGCCTACACGTTCTGAACCCACAACACCGGGCAGTACTCCAGGTACTGGCGGTCCCGGCACTTTCTACTCGTACACCTCATGCAGTGCCAGCACCCCGAAATCCGGCGTCACCCCCAGACCCGGCCGATCACTCAGAGTCATGCGTCCCCCCGACACTTCGGGCGCCCCATCCGCCAGCTGTACTGTATTGTAGTTATGCAAATCGGTGGTATTGAGCAAGGCCCGGGGCGGCGTGCTGGCGGCCAGATGGGCATACGCGGCAGTTGCAATGCCACTGCCCCAGGCATCCTCGATGGTCATGGCAATGCCCGCCTCCACGCACAGGTCCCGGATGATGCGGGATGGTGTCAGGCCGCCAAACTTGCTCACTTTCAGCGCCATGGCATCCATGGCATCGTCCCGGAGCGCACGCTGGACATCGGCCAGGGAGTTGAGGCTTTCATCCAGCTTCACCGGATGCCGGGCCCGGCCCCGGATCGACAGGCATTCCTCGTAGCCGCGACAGGGCTGTTCGAGGTACAGATCCAGATCTTCCAGCGCCCGGGAGAACCGCAGGGCCTCATCGCGACGCCAGGCGGCGTTGATGTCACCCACCCAGACTTCGTCCGGCTGCTTTTTCCTGGCCAGGGTCTGCATCAGTTCGATGTCCTCTTCGACCCGGTGACCCAGTTTGATCTGAATATGTCGGAAGCCCTCGGAGCGATACCGGCTCAACGACGCTTCCATCTCCGCCGGTTCCGCCAGCGGCACGATCCGGTGCAGAGGCATCGACGGGGACAGCAGGCCGCCCAGCAGGATATAGACCGGCAGGCGCGCCGACTTGCCCAACAGGTCCCAGCACGCCATATCGATGGCGGCCTTGGCCACCGCGTGGCCGGTCAGTGCCTGGTCCATGCTTTCGTGGATGCGGGTGATGTGGCGGGGATCGCCACCGATGACGCTGGGTGCGAGTACCGACAGACACGAGGGCAGGCCCTCCGCGAAAGCCGCCATATAGTTCGGTCCGCAGGGGCAGACCTCACCATAGCCTGCCACCCCGGCAGTGGTGGTCAGTACCACGACCGTGCTGGTGAACACCTGATGGGACCGTCCGCCAGCAAAGGCGTAGGCCTTGCCCGTGTACGGCAAGTCGGCGGTGTAAACGGCAATGCTCTCGATGCGCATGGCAAGCCTCCCGTGCCAGGGTGTTGCTGCATCTTCTGAGCATAGTCCGCCGGCACCGGTGCTGCCGTTATTTACCGGGGATTAACGGGATTGGAATAACCGTCGCCTTTCACGCCCAGACGGTCGAGATAGTCGTGCAGCTCGGCTTCGCTCAAATCGACGTATTCCAGCACCCGACCGTAAAGCATGGCGGTGGGCACATTCCGCCCGTTCAGCTCACGCTCGGTCTCGTGGATCACGTAGAGAATCAGTCGCTCGGTTCGGGTCAGGCCGTCGCGAACGTCGGGGATGGTATCGAGAACGGTCTGCCATTGTTCAGGTGTCATAGACGATACCTTACCGGGGGGGGCATTATAGATAAACACCCACACAGAGAGTCTCGTTTATGCCAACCATCGGATGGGTATTCGTCATCCTCGCCCTGGCCCTCATTGTCGGCGGCCTGATGATTCTCCGGAACTCCGCCAACAGCATGCACATCTCCGACGAAAAAATGGACAAAATCCGCAAACGGAAGGCGGAGCAGGAGGCCAGGGAAAAAGCGGAGGATGACTGGAAATAGCAGGCCGGGTAGCTCCCGCACTGGCGCTACCCGGCCTGCCAGTCGTGATACCAGTGCGTGAAATCGTTTGCGGCCAACGGCGGGCAGATATGAAAACCCTGGAAATCCCGGCAGCCGGCCGATTGTAAGGTGGTCAATATACCCGCGTTCTCGATCCCCTCAGCGACCACCTGGAACCCGAGGGCCGAGCCCAACGAAACGATGCCGTTGACCACCGCAAGTTGTTCGGCATCACGGCCATTCGACTGGCTGAATTTCTGGTCCATTTTCAGAGTGTCGGGCGCCAGCTCTACCAGATGATTGAGACTGGACTCCTCACTGCCAAAGTGATCGAGTGCCAATTTGAAGCCCACTGACTTCAACTTTCGAAGTAGCTGCAAAATATTCGTGTCGTCGCCCTTGAATATTTCCGAGGCTGTGATTTCAATCTGGATGGAGCCCGGCGTTAGCCCGTTTTCGGCCGCCGAGCGCATCAGGCGGCGCACGAGCTGGGCCTGACGGCATTGCATGGGCGAGACATTGATCGACAGCGTAATCGGCGGCATGCCCTCATCACCCCACACCCTAAGCTGATGGCAGGCTTCGTTGATGATCCAGTCACCAAGCTTTTCCATCAAGCCGCACGACTCCGCCACCGGAAGAAAATCTTTCGGTCCGAAGCTGGTCCCCGGCCAACGGATAAACGCCTCGACACCCGTTAACTGACCGTGCAAAAGATCGACAACGGGCTGGTAATGGAGTTCGAATTCGCCCTGAGTGAGTGCACGCTTGAAGCGCTTTTCAATAAGGCTGGTTTGTTCTTCACGTTGATTAGCCTCCCTTTCGTAATAACGAACCTGACCATTGCCGGACAATTTGGCCAGGTACATGGCCTGATCGGCCGCCCGGGTCAGTTCATCGGGAGTGGTGCCGTCCTCGGGGTAAAGCGCAACACCAATGCTTGGCGTGGTGTGCAGGACCAGGCCATGCACCTGGTAAGGTCGAGAGAGGACTTTGACGAGGTGTCTGGCGACTGTCGCAGCATCGGAGGGGGCGTGCAGGTGGGAGAGCGCCGCCAGGAACTCGTCGCCCCCCAGGCGTCCGACCGAGTCCTCGTCGCGCACCCCTTCTCTGAGCCTACAGGCAACCTCGATGAGCACCGCATCCCCAACGGCGTGCCCGTGCTGATCGTTGATGGGTTTGAACCGATCCATATCGATGAACAGCACCGCCATGTGCGAGTGCGCCCGTCCCGCACTCGCAATCAGTCGCTCGGTGAACTCGTAAATCAAGGTCCGATTGGGGAGATCGGTCAGATCGTCATGCCGGGCCTTCTCCACAGCCCGTCGCCAGGAGCGACCGGTACTCAGATGCAGCTGGACCCGAGCAAGAAGTTCGGCGACAGAGAAGGGTTTGACGAGGTAGTCATCGGCACCGGAATGCAGTCCTTCCACCCGCGCCTCTTCATCGGCCCTGGCCGAAAGCAGAATGACCGGTAACCGATTAAAGGCCTCAGACGAACGAATCGTCTTCACGAGCTCAAACCCATCAACGTTCGGAAGCATTAGATCGCTGATGACCAAGTCCGGGGGATCCTGGCGGATTGCCTCCAGAGCCTGCTGGCCATCTGCCACGGTTTGCACCCGGCAATAGGGGGAGAGAATATCGTAGAGGTATCGGCGCATATCGGCGGTATCATCGACCACCAACACCCGCGCACTCGTGTCCTCCCGCGAGTGGCCCCCCGGTTTTGACGCGGGCGTGGCGTCTATCCCCAACCACTGCATGGCCTCAGCGATATAGGCGTGGCCCGCCATACTGACGTCGTGTGGCAGTGCGCCGGTCACCTGATCCTCAGGCAGATGGGCTTTCCCTCGCGGCACGCGCACGGTAAACCGGGTACCCTGATCCGGTACACTTTCTGCGGTGATGGTGCCGCTGTGCAACTTGACCAGTTCCCGGACCAATGCCAGACCAATCCCGCTACCCTCATAGGTTCGGCTCGCGCCCTTGGGCGCCCGATGAAACCGATCGAAAACTTTCGGAAGCTCGCTCTCGGCGATACCAATGCCGGTGTCTTCCACGATCAGCTCTATCTGGTCCGCCTGCCAGGTCAAACGAAGGGTGACACGACCGCGAAGCGTAAACTTGAAGGCATTGGACAACAGATTCAGGACGATCTTCTCCCACATCCCGATATCGACATAGGCCGGTTCCGGCGCATCAGGACAGTCGATTTCCAACTCGACGCCTGCCATCTGGAACGCCGATTCAAACATGCTCGCCACTTCCCGGGTGGCTTTCGGAAGATCGACAGGAGCAAAGCTGAGTTGGGGGCGGCCAGCCTCGATCTGGGCGAAGTCCAGTAACGAATTGACCAGTTTCATCAACCGGAGGGCATTACGATGGGCGATTTCAAGCCGCCGGCGATCACTCTTGGAAAGACTGCGGCCCCGGGCCTTGAGCGTTTCCGACACCGGGCCAAGCAACAGCGTCAGGGGCGTGCGTAATTCGTGACTGATGTGAGTAAAGAAGGTCGTTTTTAAACGATCCTGTTCTTCAAGGGCCTCGCTCTGCAATCGCACCCGTTCGTAGGAGAGCGCGTGAGACAATTCTTTCTCAACGGTATAACGCAGCATGGCGAAGAAATTCCGGTACGCCGTGTCCAGCCGTCTGCGGGCGCTGACGCCAACAATCAGGACACCATTGGGAACCGCGCCCTCGGCCACAGTTACCGGCATCAGGAGGGCCTCTTGCACCGGTTCCTCGTAGGGCGAGCAGACAATCCGTACGCGTTCGGGAAGATCGGCCAACTCCGTATTGCCACTGGCAACCAAGGCCTCATCGATCGGCCAGATGGAGTGATTGTCGCGAAGATTGATCGCCGGCACGAGCACGTCGCTGCCGGCCGAATCCAGTCCGCTCGCGGCCCGCAGGTAGGCTTCACGGCCCGAGGGATCGATGAGGTAGAACAGGGCAAACGGCACCTCCAGCTTGTGCCGTTTAAGTGCATTGATTGTTTTGGTAATGGCGCTTTCCAGCGTGTTAGCACCAAAGAAAAGATCCGTAACCGACTGTATAACCCGCAAACGACGTTCGCCCAGTACCTGCTGGGTGAGTTCAGTCACCGGATGAAATATACCGACCACCTTGCCGTTTTCATCGAAGATCGGACTGAAACTCGAGGCGAAGAAGGCTTCTTCCAGATAGCCGGCCCGGTCCAGAAACACGCGCCGATTGGCAACGGGCGACGGCGTGCCGCTGACCGCTGTGGCGAACGCCTCCTCCACCTGAGGCCAGATAGACGCCCACATCTCACGGATGTCCTGCCCCATGGATGCCGGGTGCTTGAAGCCGCAGAAGGCCCGATAACTGTCGTTGTAAATCTGAACGAACCGGGGCCCCCAGGCCACATTGACCGGGAAACTGGTGTTCAGGCAAAGGTTAATGACAGACCGCAGGTTCTGCGGCCAGTCTTGCCGGGGGCCGAGCGGGGTCCCGGACCAATCCATGGACCGCACAAGATCGCCCATCTCGCCTCCGCCCAGCAGCCATTCACCGCTACCAGTGCGCAGCGAGTCAGCAGAGTCGTTTTCCATAAAAACCCACAGGCGCAGCCTAATCTATCGAGCGTTACACCTGATCTGACTGCCGCACTACACGCGCTAGACAGGAGTTCTACTTTACCTCCATAAGGTATAGCACAGGAAATGACCAACCCCACTACCAGATGACCAGACTCCGGCCACGGCCGCCAGCTGTCAACGAGGTCGGGTTTGGCCGGAGATTGCGCACGAAATCAGACTGTTAGGAATCTGTACACATTTTTCTACACGAAATTCGTTCAGACTCGGGCTCTTTGGGCGATAGGATTAAATCTTGATCAATTACGAAAACAACAATTAGACTCCACGACCCGAAAGATGGTTGGTTGATCGTGATCCTATCGAAAGTCTTGCGCTTGAGTTTGGCCATACTGTGTTTGCTGACCTGGACTGCTGCCCAGGCGGAAACTCAGCCCATTGCCGTGGCCGGGGCCAAAAGCATCCAGAGCCATTTCGACTACTGGGAAGATCCTGAAGGCCGAGCCGACCTTGAAGAGGTTCTTGGTCTGCCCGACGCCGAATGGCAGCAACAATCGTCCGGCAGCGCCACCTTCGGGATGACCCCCTCCGCGTACTGGCTCAGGTTTGCCGTCACGAACGAGACACCCGAGGCGCTCAACCTGATCGCCGAACTGGCCTATTCCCAGCTGGATGACGTGATCTTTCACGTATTTGCCGGCTCCGAAAAGCTTCACGAATTCAAAACCGGCGACACCCGTCCGTTCTATCCCAGGGAAATCGAACACCCGAATATGTTGCTGCGCTTCGCGCTGGCACCTGATCAGACAAAGACCATTTACGCCCGGATCGAGACTGCAGGCCCCATGATTCTGCCGCTCCGCATCTGGCAAGAGAATCGGTTCTTTGGCGCGGCCTCCAACGAACAGAAGCTGCATTTTTTCTACTACGGCTGCCTGACCGTCATCATCCTGATCAACCTGGCGGTGTTCCTGACACTGCGGGAACGCCTGTACCTGTACTACGCGCTGGCCATCTCCGGGTATTTACTGTTTTTTGCCTCAAGCAAGGGCTACAGCTTCCAGCTGCTGTATCCTGACGTCCCGTGGTTACATGCCCGAGCCCTGCTGGCGTCCATGCCGATCCTGGCGCTGTTCTCGGTGCTGTTCTGCCGCACCTTCCTGAAGGTTCAGGCCCACAGTCCCCGGCTGGATCTGGCCATGCGCGCGATGATCTGTTTTGAAATCATCAACTTCGCCGCCGCGATGGTGCTGGACTACAACGATGCCATGAAGCTTTCCGCCATCTCGGCGCTGGTCTTCTTCTCGCTGCTGTTCGTGGCCGGACCCATTACCTGGGCGGCGGGCGTTCGGGCCGGCGCCTTCTTCACCCTCGCCTGGACCCCGCTGACCGTAGGCGTGCTGGCAACCGCCGGCCGGGCGCTGGGCTTTTTCCCGGTCAATTTCATGACCGAATACGCGATGCAGATCGGGTCCGGCCTTGAAGCCTTCATCCTGACCCTGGCGCTGGCAGACCGCCTTTACCGTGAGCGGGAAGAAAAGATCAAAGCCCAGGCCGACAGCCTGCGCAAGGAAATTGCCCGCAACGAGGCGCGAAACAAGCTGAACGAAGCCATGACCCATGATCCCGTGACCGGTCTGCCAAACCGCAACCGGTTCGAGTGGATGGTGAACCAGCAACTGGCACAGGACCCGGACGGTCGCTACATGGTTGGCGTGGCCCGCATCACTCGCCTGGATGAAATCAACCGGACCCTGGGCCTGACCCGGAGCGAACGCCTACTTCGGCGTCTCGCCCAGCAAATGACCAAACTGGCCGTTCAATTGCCTGTGGTGCATCGCACACAGGATGACCAGGGCCGGGATGAGTGTGTCTACCAACTGTCCGGTGACTGCTTCGGGATCCTGGTCAACGTCGGGGGCTCGACTGACAACTTCGAAGACCTGAACCAGGCCCTCAGACTGTTGTCTGAGCCGATTCTGCTGGACAACCTGGCCATCGAGCTGCACCCGAAATTCGGCGCGGCCAGTTACCCAGTACAGGGAGACAACGCCGCCCTGTTGATCCGCAACGCCCACGTCGGCATGGAAATCGCGCCACGCGGGCCTTTCGCCACCGGCGTCTATTCCCGGGATTATGATATCTACAGCGAAAGCCGGCTGACCCTGATGTCGGATCTTCGGGAAGCGCTGCAGAACAACCAGACCGACCTCTATTATCAGCCCAAGGTGTGTCTGAACAGCGGTGAGGTCGTCGGGCTCGAGGCACTGATTCGCTGGCATCATCCTGAGCGGGGCTGGGTCTCCCCGTCGGAGTTTGTACCACTCGCCGAAGAAACCGGGGTGATCCGGCAGTTGACCCACTGGGCGATCGGCCGGAGTATCCATGATCTGGCTGACCTGCTCAGGAAGCATCCCGCCCTGACCCTGTCGATCAACATTTCGACCCGGGACCTGGCATCCCGGGACCTCGGCGAACGACTCGATTCCGTTCTGGCACAGCACGGCATTGACGCCGAACGCCTCACCCTGGAGCTGACCGAAACCGCAGCCATGGAAGACCCGGAGAGGGGCTTGCGTGCGCTGAAGGCCCTGGCCAATACCGGGCTGCGGGTCTCCATCGACGACTTTGGCAGCGGCTACTCCTCACTGTCCTACCTGAAACAGCTGCCAGCCTCCGAGATCAAACTGGACCGCTCACTGATCATCGACGTCTGCGCCAGCGAGAGTTCCCGGGTAATCGTCGAAACCGCCATCAACATGATCCATGGGCTGGGCTACACCGTGATCGCAGAAGGCGTCGAAAACGAGCAAACCGCGCGCCTGTTGCAGGATCTCGGGTGTGACAAGCTGCAGGGGTTCTGGCTCTGCCATCCATTGCCGGTAAACGAGCTGAAATCCTGGTTGGCGGAACACAAAAAACAACCGGCGGCGAGCCGTGGCCTATCCAGACTGTTGACCCACTGATCCGACCGCATGCCACCGACAACCTGTCGTTATCGTAGACACATCCTACCCCCCCGTTTATTCTCTAAGCGGGCTTCCAGTAGTGACCACCATGATCAGTAAACCCAGCCTCATTCTCCGAGCCGTCGTCCTGAACGTGCTTTGTCTGCTGTCCGTGACCGTGTTCGCCAACACGCCGATCACGGTGGGTGAGAACGAACGGGGAGACCAGAAAACCGGCCACGCCCGGATTATGCACGACCCGCGGGGCGATCTGGATCTTCCGCAGGTGCTGTCTGCCCTGGAAGCCGACCAATTTGGCCCACTTCAGAGCGCCGGCTCCACCGGCCTGAAAACCGGAGCTTACTGGAGTCATTTCCAGCTCCGGAACCCCCTGCCCCAGCCACTGACGATGCATCTGGAGTACGTTGACCACCAGCTGATCCAGCTCGACGCGTTCAGTCGCCCCCGGAACGAAGGCGATTTCAAAGAGGTGGCCAGCCTCTCCATGGAACGGCCATTTTCTCATCGCCTTGTTGAACACAACCGGTTTGTCGTCCCCCTGACGTTAGCCGCCAATCAGACCCGGGACGTGCTGATCCGCTACGGCTCCAGAGAGAGCGGTTACGCCTTTCCCAGCATGCGCATCTGGTCACCGGAACAGCTTGAAACCCAGAAGTTGCGTGAAACCACCCTGATCGGTTTCCTGTTCGGCGGCTTTTTCCTTATGGCCACATTCGCCCTGATCGCCGGGCTGATCAGTCGCAAGGTGCTGTTCTTCGTTTATTCGCTTTACGCGCTCTCAAAAATTACCTGCTGGGCCACGATTCTTGGCTACACCCACCAGTTTGTCCTGCGCGACCAGTTTCACTGGAGCCTGATGTCCAGCAGCGGCGCACTGACCATCCTGCTGGGGCTGACGTTCGCCCGGATGTTCCTGCAAACCCGCCAGTACGCCCGCCGGCTGGACTACGTCATTCTTTTCATGACCGCCAACGCCGGCCTGCTTCTGTTCGCTGCGGCGTTCCAGATCAAGGTCATTGCCCTGATCACCATTACCCTGGCGCTGTTGCTTTACCCGCTGGTTATCGTGGCTGGACTGATCCGCTGGCGGCAGGGCCAGACCGAAGCCGGCATTTTTTCCCTGGCCTGGAGCTTTCTGGTCATGGGGTTGTTCATGCAGGCGTTCCGGGATCTCGGACTGGTCGAGCATACCCTCTTCAATTACTACTGGCCGCCGGTGGCCTCCTTCTCGGAAATGCTCACCATCATGTTCGCCATGGGCTTTCAGATGCGCCGGGTGTATCAGGACAAGAAAAGCGCCGAGCGTCAGTACCGCGAACACCTGGAGCTTTCGAAGTCCAGGCTGGAGGCCGAGGTACGAATCCGCACACGGGAACTCGAGCAGGCCAAACGGGTGGCCGAGCAGGAAGCCCGCACCGACCCTCTCACCGGCATCCTGAACCGACGCAGCTTCCTGCACGATGCCTGCCTGAGGCTCAAGCTGGCGAAACGCCAGCAAAAACCCTGTTGCCTGTTCATGTTTGATCTCGACCATTTCAAGCGTATCAACGACACCTTCGGCCACAGCACCGGCGACGCGGTCCTGTGCCAATTCGCCGAGACCATCAGCAGGAGCATTCGGGCAACCGATGTGTT
Proteins encoded in this window:
- a CDS encoding monovalent cation:proton antiporter-2 (CPA2) family protein, which translates into the protein MTAYFIQAFIYLAAAVIAVPLARRLGLGSVLGYLVAGVVIGPVTGLVGQEATTIQHFAEFGVVMMLFLVGMELDPKALWAMRVRLLGLGGLQVVLTTAAGTAVAWWLGLQWQTALTVGLIFALSSTAIVLQTLNEKGLARTEGGRSAFSVLLFQDIAVIPMLALIPLLALPELMAASGDGAGHDSGLSLVADLPGWAHALVVIGAVALVIVGGFYLSRPMFRYVVQSGLREVFTAMALMLVIGIAALMSLVNLSPALGAFLAGVVLANSEFRHELEANIEPFKGLLLGLFFITVGAGINFEVLVAQWGTIVSLGVAVIAVKALILLVLALLFGIHGSNGWLFTLGLAQAGEFGFVLLTYSVQNAVIPVETSQVLSLVVAMSMFLTPVLFIVYDRVVLPRYRRSKNDEREADTIDDRAPVIVAGIGRFGQIVCRLLRANNIPIVVLDHEIEQIENVRRINIKSFFGDASRPELLETAGIEDARLLVVAIDDRDRTLRIVEHVKKFYPGVWVLARAFDRGHSYQLRVAGADDVVSETYHSALELGGHALTAMGVHPLRAKQMTWAFVENEEAHEDELFDAWLELEEGIGFSPRYGELFMKLEEALSSAMNKDWEEPKKEDVPIWTPPDDH
- a CDS encoding DUF2897 family protein; the protein is MPTIGWVFVILALALIVGGLMILRNSANSMHISDEKMDKIRKRKAEQEAREKAEDDWK
- a CDS encoding EAL domain-containing protein, whose protein sequence is MENDSADSLRTGSGEWLLGGGEMGDLVRSMDWSGTPLGPRQDWPQNLRSVINLCLNTSFPVNVAWGPRFVQIYNDSYRAFCGFKHPASMGQDIREMWASIWPQVEEAFATAVSGTPSPVANRRVFLDRAGYLEEAFFASSFSPIFDENGKVVGIFHPVTELTQQVLGERRLRVIQSVTDLFFGANTLESAITKTINALKRHKLEVPFALFYLIDPSGREAYLRAASGLDSAGSDVLVPAINLRDNHSIWPIDEALVASGNTELADLPERVRIVCSPYEEPVQEALLMPVTVAEGAVPNGVLIVGVSARRRLDTAYRNFFAMLRYTVEKELSHALSYERVRLQSEALEEQDRLKTTFFTHISHELRTPLTLLLGPVSETLKARGRSLSKSDRRRLEIAHRNALRLMKLVNSLLDFAQIEAGRPQLSFAPVDLPKATREVASMFESAFQMAGVELEIDCPDAPEPAYVDIGMWEKIVLNLLSNAFKFTLRGRVTLRLTWQADQIELIVEDTGIGIAESELPKVFDRFHRAPKGASRTYEGSGIGLALVRELVKLHSGTITAESVPDQGTRFTVRVPRGKAHLPEDQVTGALPHDVSMAGHAYIAEAMQWLGIDATPASKPGGHSREDTSARVLVVDDTADMRRYLYDILSPYCRVQTVADGQQALEAIRQDPPDLVISDLMLPNVDGFELVKTIRSSEAFNRLPVILLSARADEEARVEGLHSGADDYLVKPFSVAELLARVQLHLSTGRSWRRAVEKARHDDLTDLPNRTLIYEFTERLIASAGRAHSHMAVLFIDMDRFKPINDQHGHAVGDAVLIEVACRLREGVRDEDSVGRLGGDEFLAALSHLHAPSDAATVARHLVKVLSRPYQVHGLVLHTTPSIGVALYPEDGTTPDELTRAADQAMYLAKLSGNGQVRYYEREANQREEQTSLIEKRFKRALTQGEFELHYQPVVDLLHGQLTGVEAFIRWPGTSFGPKDFLPVAESCGLMEKLGDWIINEACHQLRVWGDEGMPPITLSINVSPMQCRQAQLVRRLMRSAAENGLTPGSIQIEITASEIFKGDDTNILQLLRKLKSVGFKLALDHFGSEESSLNHLVELAPDTLKMDQKFSQSNGRDAEQLAVVNGIVSLGSALGFQVVAEGIENAGILTTLQSAGCRDFQGFHICPPLAANDFTHWYHDWQAG
- a CDS encoding outer membrane beta-barrel protein, coding for MKPVIPLTLAVSLFAVSGTTFAGSDSGLYLGASVGQAKIDFRDNRSLDDVDFDVDFDDDDTGYKIFGGYNFGLIPLVDLAVEGAYVDFGSFNGSIGTLTDAGLDINGWTGAGLAGIKLGPIGLFAKAGVIAWDSDFKGVNFDDDGTDPLYGIGARFNLFSFQLRAEYERYDLDDFDIDYFSVGAAYTF
- a CDS encoding glutathione S-transferase family protein; the encoded protein is MTTLYIANKNYSSWSLRAWLLMHELGIPFEEHMLPFGDETVWGAFRAEGGSGKVPTLKDGNVRVWDSLAIAEHLADDYPEVWPADPVARAWARSACAEMHSGFQALRDLCSMNIGVTVRVNETPPALARDVGRIAALWLDGLNRFGGPFLAGDRFTAVDAFFAPVVFRFEGYGLERNPAMNGYIQHMLALPGMKTWAEQALLEPWIDHEHEGDCEKIGTVVADRRQSIAP
- a CDS encoding mandelate racemase/muconate lactonizing enzyme family protein, whose product is MRIESIAVYTADLPYTGKAYAFAGGRSHQVFTSTVVVLTTTAGVAGYGEVCPCGPNYMAAFAEGLPSCLSVLAPSVIGGDPRHITRIHESMDQALTGHAVAKAAIDMACWDLLGKSARLPVYILLGGLLSPSMPLHRIVPLAEPAEMEASLSRYRSEGFRHIQIKLGHRVEEDIELMQTLARKKQPDEVWVGDINAAWRRDEALRFSRALEDLDLYLEQPCRGYEECLSIRGRARHPVKLDESLNSLADVQRALRDDAMDAMALKVSKFGGLTPSRIIRDLCVEAGIAMTIEDAWGSGIATAAYAHLAASTPPRALLNTTDLHNYNTVQLADGAPEVSGGRMTLSDRPGLGVTPDFGVLALHEVYE